From a region of the Hypanus sabinus isolate sHypSab1 chromosome 2, sHypSab1.hap1, whole genome shotgun sequence genome:
- the LOC132405340 gene encoding EEF1A lysine methyltransferase 3-like, translated as MARNQRQVNSVSKCLTIDSLLLNPLRRERQFKFCGYTVNITQHFGSKLGFSSSVWEAALVLCQYFEREKIDFSGKKVIELGSGTGIVGILAALLGGEVTMTDKEDALSQIEYNISINIPSDCRHRAKVCALNWGKDHVNFPTSYDFILGSDIVYTSLTYPLLLKTLLHFSKGTAIIYLSTKLREGNHSIHFHEELLPQYYNCQLVHRVEDKEISVYKLSTLNSTVSDDVPA; from the exons ATGGCAAGAAACCAGCGTCAAGTGAATTCTGTTAGCAAATGTCTCACGATTGACAGCCTACTTCTGAATCCGCTTCGAAGGGAAAGGCAGTTCAAATTCTGTGGATATACTGTAAACATCACTCAACACTTCGGCAGCAAGTTGGGGTTCTCTTCTTCTGTCTGGGAAGCC GCTCTGGTTCTCTGCCAGTACTTTGAGCGGGAAAAGATCGACTTTTCCGGGAAGAAGGTGATTGAACTCGGATCTGGCACTGGAATTGTGGGAATTCTCGCTGCCCTGCTTG GTGGGGAAGTTACAATGACAGACAAAGAGGACGCCTTGAGCCAAATAGAATATAATATCTCCATCAATATCCCCTCAGACTGCAGACATCGAGCTAAAGTCTGTGCTCTAAACTGGGGCAAGGATCACGTCAACTTTCCAACTAGCTATGACTTTATCTTGGGCTCAGATATAGTGTATACTTCCCTGACTTACCCTTTGCTATTAAAGACTCTGCTACACTTCTCCAAAGGGACAGCTATCATCTACCTCTCAACAAAGTTACGGGAAGGAAATCACTCCATCCATTTCCATGAGGAGCTTTTGCCTCAGTACTACAACTGCCAACTTGTTCACAGAGTTGAGGATAAAGAAATCAGCGTGTACAAGTTAAGCACATTGAATTCaactgtcagtgacgatgtgccTGCGTAG